From Drosophila virilis strain 15010-1051.87 chromosome X, Dvir_AGI_RSII-ME, whole genome shotgun sequence, the proteins below share one genomic window:
- the LOC138911038 gene encoding uncharacterized protein isoform X2 yields the protein MENININDVSIATLKSWLALLNLPTEGTKTELMARLNKVPVDIRDDAAKELEVQRNKEQTIEAQNELQNIMQQQRDEIANGAEMLKLMRLEIEASRKFLEEFQVTVNRNSHIGGSDGGEQESEVGDLLQLEDGHTEERPRSTDGNAGAADYTGTDGNAGAADHAGAAGNAGAAGRIDESGNAVGGNLNNCIQTGAMMLAKEILLEFTGESEVRKWVMQFFNVAKIYRLNDMQQHLLCISKLKGGALKWLHADPMRIIAPIDEMLNQLVLAFGGGFSKSELRQKFEDRVWKPDEVFATYFSEKSILAQDINIDVEELMEGIIRGIPCENLRTQASMHCFTNPAQILRAFAAIKLPIKRVRNHVVKQTAQEAQADKQQRCYNCNVKGHWAKDCLKPKREAGSCYACGSKDHLIAGCPNKKYDMENKYNAL from the exons atggaaaatataaatataaatgacgtgtcaatagcgacattgaaaagttggttggcattactaaatttgccaacagagggtaccaaaactgagctgatggcgagattaaataaggtaccagtggacatccgagacgatgctgcaaaggaacttgaagttcaacgtaacaaggaacagacaattgaggctcaaaatgagttgcaaaacataatgcaacaacagcgtgacgaaatagcaaatggcgccgagatgctgaaattgatgcgtctcgaaattgaagcgtctcgaaaattcctagaagaatttcaagtaacggtgaaccgcaactcgcacatcggcgggagcgacgggggagagcaagaaagtgaagtcggcgatttattgcagctagaggatggtcacactgaagaaagaccacggtcgacggatggcaacgctggtgcagctgattacactggaacggatggcaacgctggtgcagctgatcacgctggtgcagcgggcaacgctggggcagctggaaggatcgacgaaagtggcaacgctgtcggaggcaacttaaataattgcatccaaactggagcgatgatgttagccaaggaaattttattagaatttactggagaaagtgaggtgcgtaaatgggtaatgcaattcttcaatgtggccaagatctacagactaaatgatatgcaacagcacttgctttgtataagcaaattgaaaggcggtgctttgaagtggttgcatgcagaccctatgcgcatcattgctccgattgacgagatgctaaatcaattggttttggccttcgggggaggattttcgaagtcggaactacgacagaagttcgaggatcgggtttggaaaccagatgaggtgttcgccacatattttagcgaaaaaagcatattggcacaggacatcaacattgatgtagaggagttaatggagggtattattcgaggcataccttgcgaaaacttgcgcactcaagctagtatgcattgctttaccaatccggctcaaattttacgtgcgtttgcagctataaagttgccaattaaacgggtacgaaaccatgtagtgaaacaaactgcacaggaagcacaggcggacaaacaacaacgttgctacaattgcaatgttaagggccattgggccaaagattgtttaaagcccaaacgggaggcaggatcttgctatgcgtgcggctcaaaggatcatttaatagcaggatgtccaaataaaaagtatgatatggaaaacaaatat aatgccttatag
- the cactin gene encoding splicing factor Cactin has protein sequence MPKEKSRRRSRTRSRSKDRKSSRTHSSKHKHKRSHDKHRDRSTSGLERGREKEREQERDRNHHKRREHRSRSRDRSSRRHKEQKQPRRKEHRTQSSSSSSSSTSTSASSSASAPKQRDRVAGERAAGKRSPEMNSIKLLQTLEERRLREQQERQRLKEELKAKETPEEKRARRLREKQAKEQRRRQRMGWDNEYQTYSNEDNPFGDSNLTSTFHWGKKLEVEGLSNLSSKTVEVLSLQKQLENRRELEKVKKLRQERELERQSREDDAMQQQRAKEAVQFREWQRHEDQFHLEQARLRSEIRIRDGRAKPIDLLAQYVSATNTEAELEDALEMQMHEPYMLLHGLNIDELEDLLVDIKVYEELEQGKHMDFWNDMVTIVQDELQKQHKIQQSEANSLNQRRDGIHQSVVKDVADIFRGKNAKQLEEMRARIEAKISGRADGVDISYWESLLSQLKAHMARARLRDCHQALLREKLQLLKRDNDPPNVVEIVSPSASLSIKQESDQEEQEQHEEEAGQQQETSEADEHNFDSPLRELENSCQIYKQLNYSPTYIREEEFSGRRLTAADEDNIDGGLYADSDDERRVQRQRLLFVHPERVDLAMLTPQELRMRGEARKGMQGDEAEFSVETTLDAVPQLATDKYRPRKPRYFNRVHTGFEWNKYNQTHYDMDNPPPKIVQGYKFNIFYPDLMDKSQTPQYFLTPCADNADFAVLRFHTGPPYEDIAFKIVNREWEFSYKRGFRCQFHNNIFQLWFHFKRYRYRR, from the coding sequence ATGCCCAAGGAAAAATCGCGACGTCGCAGTCGCACTCGCAGTCGTAGCAAGGACAGAAAAAGCTCACGGACTCACAGTTCTAAGCACAAGCACAAACGTAGCCACGACAAGCATCGGGACAGATCCACAAGTGGGCTCGAACGTGGCCGGGAGAAGGAGCGGGAACAAGAACGAGATAGGAATCACCACAAGCGGAGAGAGCACCGCAGCAGAAGTCGCGATAGAAGCAGTAGGCGGCACAAAGAGCAGAAGCAGCCACGACGCAAAGAGCATCGGACACAGTCATCCTCATCATCAAGCTCATCCACGTCCACATCAGCTTCGTCGTCCGCATCAGCGCCCAAGCAGCGAGATCGCGTTGCAGGCGAAAGGGCAGCAGGTAAACGCAGTCCCGAAATGAATTCAATAAAGCTGCTGCAAACGCTGGAAGAGCGCCGCTTGCGGGAGCAGCAGGAACGCCAGCGTTTAAAGGAGGAGCTAAAGGCCAAGGAAACGCCCGAGGAGAAGCGTGCACGTCGCCTGCGCGAAAAGCAGGCCAAAGAGCAACGGAGACGCCAGCGCATGGGCTGGGACAACGAATACCAAACGTATTCCAACGAGGACAATCCATTCGGCGACTCCAATCTGACCTCCACCTTCCACTGGGGCAAGAAACTCGAGGTCGAGGGTCTGTCCAATCTATCCAGCAAGACGGTCGAAGTGCTGTCGCTGCAGAAGCAACTGGAGAATCGTCGCGAACTGGAAAAGGTCAAAAAGCTGCGTCAAGAGCGCGAATTGGAGCGGCAATCGCGCGAGGACGACGccatgcaacagcagcgtgCCAAGGAAGCGGTTCAATTCCGCGAGTGGCAGCGTCATGAGGATCAGTTCCACCTGGAACAGGCGCGTCTGCGCAGCGAGATTCGCATACGCGACGGACGCGCCAAACCAATCGATCTGCTTGCCCAGTACGTATCCGCTACCAACACAGAGGCTGAACTGGAGGATGCCCTGGAGATGCAAATGCACGAGCCATACATGCTGCTGCACGGCCTGAACATAGATGAGCTGGAGGATCTGCTGGTTGACATCAAGGTGTACGAGGAGCTGGAGCAGGGCAAGCACATGGACTTCTGGAACGATATGGTCACCATTGTGCAGGATGAGCTACAGAAGCAGCACAAGATTCAGCAGAGCGAGGCGAATTCGCTGAACCAGCGTCGCGATGGCATACACCAGAGCGTTGTCAAGGATGTGGCGGACATCTTTCGCGGCAAGAACGCCAAACAGCTGGAGGAGATGCGCGCCCGCATCGAGGCCAAAATAAGCGGTCGTGCCGATGGCGTTGACATTAGCTACTGGGAGAGCCTACTCTCGCAGCTGAAGGCGCACATGGCACGTGCTCGTCTGCGTGATTGCCACCAGGCACTGCTGCGCGAGAAGCTGCAGCTTTTGAAGCGTGACAACGATCCACCAAATGTCGTTGAGATCGTCTCACCATCAGCCTCGCTGTCCATAAAGCAAGAGTCGGACCAAGaagagcaggagcagcacGAGGAAGAGGCTGGCCAGCAACAGGAGACATCAGAGGCCGACGAGCACAACTTTGATAGCCCGCTAAGGGAGCTGGAGAACTCGTGCCAAATTTACAAACAGCTCAACTATAGTCCCACCTATATACGCGAGGAAGAGTTCAGCGGTCGCCGTCTGACCGCCGCCGATGAGGACAACATCGATGGCGGCCTGTACGCGGACAGCGATGATGAGCGGCGCGTGCAGCGCCAGCGTTTGCTGTTCGTGCATCCGGAACGCGTTGACCTGGCAATGCTGACGCCGCAAGAGCTGCGAATGCGCGGCGAGGCGCGCAAGGGCATGCAGGGCGACGAGGCTGAGTTCAGTGTGGAGACCACACTGGATGCAGTGCCTCAGCTGGCCACCGATAAGTATCGGCCACGCAAGCCGCGCTACTTTAATCGCGTGCACACGGGCTTTGAGTGGAACAAATACAATCAGACGCATTACGACATGGACAATCCGCCGCCAAAGATTGTGCAGGGCTACAAGTTTAACATATTCTATCCGGATCTCATGGACAAATCGCAGACGCCGCAATACTTTCTCACGCCCTGTGCGGACAATGCCGACTTTGCGGTGCTCCGCTTCCACACGGGTCCACCCTACGAAGACATCGCCTTCAAGATCGTCAACCGCGAGTGGGAGTTCAGCTACAAGCGCGGTTTCCGTTGCCAGTTCCACAACAACATCTTTCAGCTGTGGTTCCACTTCAAGCGCTATCGCTATAGGCGCTAA
- the mal gene encoding molybdenum cofactor sulfurase, whose product MSEYTAEFSAAEQALIDKEFSRLADSTYLDHAGTTLYAESQVSAAAQQLQRDVICNPHTCRATGDYVDQVRYRILEFFNTSADDYHVVFTANATAALRLVAEHFDFGKDGNFHYCQENHTSVLGMRQLVKAKRIYALNKDSIVLNDVEGPVAPAAATGAAHGNSLVVFSAQCNFSGYKLPLTVIEKIQSRGMQQLGKCIWTEPAGERVNNTNNNNYYVCLDAASFAASSPLDLQRYRPDFVCLSFYKIFGYPTGVGALLVSKRGADVLRKRFYGGGTINYAYPHTMEHQLRSTFHERFEDGTLPFLSIVELLQGFRTLERLVPGRSMERISRHVHGLARYCEQQLKQLQHPNGAPLVTLYNHAGYGDLAKQGGIVAFNVRTDAGDYVGFGEVACVAALHRILLRTGCFCNLGACQHFLQLNDDTMDAIYKRAGRICGDYYDLLDGQPTGAVRVSFGYMTRAQDVERLLQMLRASYIHSKPQQRFSFIEQQAELLPKVLQQRAQRLRPRLLQLAIYPVKSCAAFKIERDAVCWPLTHQGLQYDREWMIVDINGMALTQKRCTDLCLVQPRVVRDQLELHFCGANSESFCSVPLSLSVQAANSARCRSKVCRQPIEGYDCGDEVATWLSQQLGLEGLRLLRQSAQRSAPGSQQQQLSLVNQAQFLLVNRASVRSLQFEEALDETVDRFRANIVIDTGMPFEELAYAQLRIGDVLFQVDGPCQRCDMICINQRTGERSPETLTTIARMQSGKMRFGIYISRVPSESDDKQKQQLACGDAIDVS is encoded by the exons ATGAGCGAATACACGGCGGAGTTCAGTGCTGCAGAGCAGGCGCTGATCGATAAAGAGTTTTCCAGACTTGCGG ATAGCACCTACCTCGACCATGCGGGCACAACCCTCTATGCCGAAAGCCAAGTGTCAGCTGCAGCCCAACAGCTGCAACGCGATGTTATCTGCAATCCGCACACCTGCCGCGCCACCGGCGACTACGTGGATCAAGTGCGCTACAG AATCTTGGAGTTTTTCAATACGAGCGCAGACGACTATCACGTAGTTTTCACGGCAAATGCAACGGCTGCACTGCGTCTGGTGGCCGAACATTTTGACTTTGGCAAAGATGGAAATTTTCACTACTGCCAGGAGAATCATACCTCGGTGCTGGGCATGCGTCAGCTGGTAAAGGCCAAGCGCATCTATGCACTAAACAAAGATAGCATTGTGCTTAACGATGTGGAAGGGCCAgtagctccagctgcagcgacTGGAGCAGCACATGGCAACTCGCTGGTCGTGTTCTCGGCTCAGTGCAATTTCAGTGGCTACAAGCTGCCGCTGACTGTCATCGAAAAGATACAGAGTCGTGGCATGCAGCAGCTGGGCAAGTGCATCTGGACAGAGCCGGCTGGAGAACGCGTGAATaacacgaacaacaacaattattatgTGTGCCTGGATGCCGCCTCCTTTGCCGCAAGCAGCCCGCTTGACTTGCAGCGCTATCGGCCGGACTTTGTGTGCCTTAGCTTCTACAAGATCTTTGGCTATCCGACGGGCGTGGGCGCCCTGTTGGTAAGTAAGCGCGGCGCGGATGTGCTGCGCAAACGTTTCTATGGCGGCGGCACCATCAACTACGCTTATCCACACACCATGGAGCATCAGTTGCGCAGCACATTTCATGAACGTTTCGAAGATGGAACGCTACCCTTTCTGTCCATTGTGGAGCTGCTGCAGGGCTTTCGTACGCTGGAACGCCTGGTGCCCGGCCGCAGTATGGAACGCATTTCAAGGCATGTGCATGGCTTGGCGCGCTACtgtgagcagcagctgaagcagctgcagcatcccAACGGCGCACCGCTCGTCACGCTCTATAATCATGCCGGCTATGGTGATCTCGCCAAGCAAGGCGGCATTGTGGCCTTCAACGTGCGCACCGATGCTGGCGATTATGTGGGCTTCGGTGAGGTGGCCTGCGTGGCTGCACTGCATCGCATACTGTTGCGCACGGGCTGCTTCTGCAACTTGGGCGCCTGCCAGCACTTTTTGCAATTGAATGATGATACAATGGATGCCATTTATAAGCGCGCCGGCCGCATCTGCGGCGATTACTATGATTTGCTGGATGGACAGCCGACGGGTGCGGTACGCGTCTCCTTTGGCTACATGACACGTGCCCAAGATGTTGAGCGCTTGCTGCAGATGCTACGCGCCAGCTATATACACAGCAAGCCGCAGCAGCGATTCAGCTTCATTGAACAACAGGCGGAGCTGCTACCCAaggtgctgcagcagcgggCACAGCGTTTGCGGCCACGCTTGCTGCAGTTGGCCATCTATCCGGTCAAGTCATGTGCCGCGTTCAAGATCGAGCGGGACGCCGTTTGTTGGCCCTTAACTCATCAGGGACTGCAGTACGATCGCGAGTGGATGATTGTGGACATTAATGGCATGGCGCTAACCCAAAAACGCTGCACGGATCTCTGCCTGGTACAGCCACGCGTCGTTCGGGATCAACTGGAGCTGCACTTCTGTGGCGCGAATTCCGAGTCCTTTTGCTCCGTGCCCCTCTCGCTGAGCGTTCAGGCCGCCAACTCGGCACGCTGTCGCAGCAAGGTCTGCCGTCAGCCCATTGAGGGTTACGATTGTGGTGATGAGGTGGCCACTTGGCTAAGCCAGCAGCTCGGCCTGGAGGGGCTTCGGCTGCTGCGACAATCGGCACAGCGCAGCGCACCGGgctcgcagcagcagcagctcagttTGGTCAACCAAGCTCAGTTTCTGCTCGTCAATCGCGCCTCGGTGCGTTCGCTGCAGTTCGAGGAGGCGCTGGACGAGACAGTCGATCGATTCCGTGCCAACATTGTCATTGACACGGGCATGCCCTTCGAAGAGCTGGCGTATGCGCAGCTGCGCATTGGCGATGTCCTCTTCCAGGTGGATGGTCCCTGTCAGCGCTGTGACATGATCTGCATCAATCAGCGCACCGGCGAGCGTTCTCCCGAGACGCTCACGACCATTGCCCGCATGCAGAGCGGCAAGATGAGGTTCGGCATCTACATCTCGCGTGTACCCAGTGAATCGGACGATAAACAGAAGCAGCAATTGGCCTGTGGAGATGCCATTGATGTTAGTTAG
- the LOC6632131 gene encoding small G protein signaling modulator 2, with the protein MNMLHSFSGGGASNANSDATSECELKERLIASVKKEVKQLMEEAVTKKYVHEESSSVTSLCAAVEACLSHGLRRRALGLFKTSSTTALIQKIAKICPEADYVSRRLLELELAQESHAVSGKRSSSSSDSIIKPKLLSKGSGSSSSVTTINTVVASVGANGAAAPLGKYLWIRLALYEKRLAKIIEHLVGNAQSYYDREALVADPDYGSILSSLLVGPCALEFTRAKTADHYWSDPCADELVQRHRISSGNRTPPTCHRPIINFKRSLHTSSEDTSSGSFKACSPASVAKDYVESLHQNSRTTLLYGKNNVLVLPKDVAEPMPGYLSLHQSIQSLTIKWTPNQLMNGYNDGDGSDKSFYWGYALNINVDEIVYVHCHQNRGGDTGGTIILVGQDGVQRPPIHFPEGGHLQAFLSCLETGLLPHGQLDPPLWSQRGIGKLFPWPKSVRRHILPSVMESSSDETPIDYVFRVVSKSQHEEFLATHPILELGRSSPRRKHLGSCSTTGSSDCSSKSLSIDQSSNPDPPLIQASQTASIELVCSTMRRQIISRAFYGWLAYCRHLSTVRTHLSGLVNGRITPDLAADEQGLTIQKWQAMNVDGIVTGELELYRLVYFGGVEHELRKEVWPYLLGHYAFGSTPEERQKQDETCKHYYETTMSEWLAVEAIVRQREKEKTALAVAKMSAEQARLAANANALTTDDLLSNGGGQLELDNGEQAEGENDVFDDNDFSDISDPGDEYDEQPLLEEQLAQAQEETVEHEEESSDPSAVAPQLSEQLLLESQNIDGMEPLRLQDNCFGDSEAEGDLGFDGSGNILLLSIKSSPSTSSYETVGNEFADLADVKVLDEAAAEAEIAVDMDSEPYGQLSKFHSADDVRHDEEHPATAVIITEAASLDDLDVQCNDDEPTEEFTSRKTSLMSPLNEDITVVASLDALQEPKSACVSPASSNGGVYSVELLEQFGLNLHRIEKDVQRCDRNYWYFASENLDKLRNVISTYVWEHLDVGYMQGMCDLVAPLLVIFDDESLSYSCFCKLMERMIENFPSGGAMDMHFANMRSLIQILDSEMYDLMDSNGDYTHFYFCYRWFLLDFKRELIYDDVFATWEVIWAAKHIASGHFVLFLALALLETYRDIILSNSMDFTDVIKFFNEMAERHNAQSILQLSRSLVLQLQTIIENK; encoded by the exons ATGAATATGCTACACAGTTTCAGCGGCGGTGGCGCCTCCAATGCCAACAGCGATGCCACCAGCG AGTGCGAGCTGAAGGAGCGCCTGATTGCGAGCGTTAAGAAGGAGGTAAAACAACTGATGGAGGAGGCGGTCACCAAGAAGTATGTGCACGAGGAGAGCAGCTCAGTGACATCGCTTTGTGCCGCTGTCGAGGCCTGCCTCAGCCACGGCCTGCGGCGGCGCGCCCTGGGCCTGTTCAAGACCTCATCGACGACAGCGCTAATACAGAAGATAGCAAAGATCTGCCCGGAAGCGGACTATGTGAGCCGTCGTCTGTTGGAGCTAGAGCTGGCCCAGGAGAGCCATGCGGTTAGCGGCAAGCGCTCCTCCTCCAGCAGTGACAGCATCATTAAGCCGAAGCTGCTCAGCAAGGgtagcggcagcagcagctcggtgACCACCATAAATACGGTTGTCGCCTCGGTGGGTGCCAATGGTGCGGCGGCCCCGCTGGGCAAATATCTGTGGATACGCCTGGCGCTCTACGAGAAACGTTTGGCCAAGATTATTGAGCATCTGGTGGGCAATGCTCAGAGCTATTATGATCGCGAGGCGCTGGTCGCCGATCCCGATTATGGTTCCATACTCAGCTCCCTGCTGGTGGGCCCCTGTGCTCTGGAGTTTACGCGCGCCAAGACTGCCGATCACTACTGGTCCGATCCCTGCGCCGATGAGCTG GTGCAGCGCCATCGCATCAGTTCGGGCAATCGGACGCCACCCACCTGTCATCGGCCCATTATCAATTTCAAGCGCAGCCTGCACACCAGCTCGGAGGACACGAGCAGCGGCAGTTTCAAGGCCTGCTCGCCGGCGAGCGTGGCGAAGGACTATGTGGAGTCGCTGCATCAAAATTCACGGACCACCCTACTCTATGGCAAGAACAATGTGCTTGTGCTGCCCAAAGATGTGGCAGAACCGATGCCGGGCTACCTCAGTCTGCACCAGAGCATCCAGTCCCTGACCATCAAATGGACGCCCAATCAATTGATGAACGGCTACAACGATGGCGATGGCAGCGACAAGAGCTTCTACTGGGGCTACGCGCTTAACATCAATGTGGACGAGATTGTCTATGTGCATTGCCATCAGAATCGTGGCGGTGACACCGGTGGCACCATCATACTAGTTGGCCAGGATGGCGTACAACGGCCGCCCATACACTTCCCGGAGGGCGGGCACCTGCAGGCGTTCCTCagttgcttggaaacgggtcTGCTGCCGCATGGCCAGCTCGATCCGCCGCTCTGGTCGCAGCGCGGCATTGGCAAGCTCTTTCCCTGGCCGAAAAGCGTGCGTCGGCATATCCTGCCCTCGGTCATGGAGTCATCCAGCGATGAGACACCCATTGACTATGTCTTTCGCGTAGTCAGCAAAAGCCAGCACGAGGAGTTCC TGGCTACACATCCCATACTCGAACTTGGTCGCTCCAGTCCGCGGCGCAAGCATTTGGGCAGCTGCTCGACCACCGGCAGTAGCGATTGCTCCAGCAAGAGCTTGTCCATTGACCAGAGCAGCAACCCAGATCCACCATTGATACAGGCCAGCCAAACGGCCAGCATTGAGCTGGTCTGCTCCACAATGCGTCGCCAGATAATCTCGCGCGCCTTCTACGGCTGGCTGGCCTACTGTCGGCATTTGTCCACGGTTCGCACCCATCTCTCCGGCCTGGTCAATGGTCGCATAACCCCAGATT TGGCCGCTGACGAGCAGGGGCTAACCATACAGAAGTGGCAGGCAATGAATGTAGATGGCATTGTTACCGGTGAATTGGAGCTCTATCGTCTGGTCTACTTCGGTGGTGTTGAGCACGAACTGCGTAAGGAGGTGTGGCCGTATCTGCTTGGCCACTACGCGTTCGGATCGACGCCGGAGGAGCGTCAAAAGCAGGACGAGACCTGCAAACACTACTATGAGACCACAATGAGCGAGTGGCTGGCCGTGGAGGCGATTGTGCGACAGCGCGAAAAGGAGAAGACGGCCCTGGCTGTGGCCAAGATGAGTGCGGAGCAGGCACGACTGGCAGCCAATGCAAATGCCCTCACTACGGATGATCTGCTGTCGAATGGTGGCgggcagctggagctggacaATGGTGAGCAGGCCGAGGGTGAGAACGATGTATTTGATGACAACGATTTCTCGGACATATCCGATCCGGGTGACGAGTACGATGAGCAGCCGCTATTGGAGGAACAGCTGGCACAGGCACAGGAGGAGACAGTGGAACATGAAGAGGAATCATCGGATCCGTCGGCCGTGGCACCACAGCTAAGCGAGCAGTTACTCTTGGAGTCGCAGAACATTGATGGCATGGAACCACTGCGTTTGCAGGACAACTGTTTTGGTGACTCCGAAGCTGAGGGCGATCTGGGCTTCGATGGCAGTGGCAATATACTGTTGCTCAGCATTAAGAGTTCACCCTCCACCAGCAGCTACGAGACGGTAGGCAACGAGTTTGCCGATCTGGCAGATGTCAAAGTCCTAGATGAGGCAGCCGCGGAGGCGGAAATAGCTGTGGATATGGACTCGGAGCCCTACGGTCAGTTAAGCAAATTTCACAGCGCCGATGATGTGCGCCACGATGAAGAGCATCCAGCAACGGCAGTCATCATTACAGAAGCCGCCTCGCTGGATGACCTCGATGTCCAATGCAATGACGACGAACCCACCGAAGAGTTCACCTCACGCAAGACCAGCCTCATGTCGCCGCTTAACGAGGATATCACTGTTGTCGCCTCACTTGATGCCCTGCAGGAGCCAAAGTCCGCCTGCGTCTCGCCCGCCAGCTCCAATGGAGGCGTCTACAGCGTCGAGCTGCTGGAACAATTTGGCCTCAATCTGCATCGGATCGAGAAGGATGTGCAGCGCTGCGATCGAAATTATTGGTACTTTGCCAGCGAGAATCTGGACAAGCTACGCAATGTGATATCGACGTATGTGTGGGAGCACCTGGACGTGGGCTACATGCAGGGCATGTGCGATCTGGTCGCTCCCTTGCTGGTCATCTTCGATGATGAGTCGCTCAGCTACAGCTGCTTCTGCAAGCTCATGGAGCGCATGATCGAGAACTTTCCCAGCGGTGGTGCCATGGACATGCATTTCGCCAATATGCG CTCGCTCATCCAAATACTCGACTCAGAGATGTACGACCTGATGGACTCGAATGGCGATTACACCCACTTCTACTTCTGTTACCGCTGGTTCCTCTTGGATTTCAAGCGTGAGCTCATCTATGACGATGTCTTTGCCACCTGGGAGGTCATCTGGGCAGCCAAACATATTGCCTCCGGGCATTTTGTGCTCTtcctggcgctggcgctgctcgAAACCTATCGCGATATCATCTTGTCCAACAGCATGGACTTTACAGATGTCATCAAGTTCTTTAATG AAATGGCCGAGCGTCATAATGCCCAGTCGATACTGCAGCTATCTCGCAGTCTCGTCCTGCAATTGCAGACAATAATTGAGAACAAATAA
- the LOC138911038 gene encoding uncharacterized protein isoform X1, translating to MENININDVSIATLKSWLALLNLPTEGTKTELMARLNKVPVDIRDDAAKELEVQRNKEQTIEAQNELQNIMQQQRDEIANGAEMLKLMRLEIEASRKFLEEFQVTVNRNSHIGGSDGGEQESEVGDLLQLEDGHTEERPRSTDGNAGAADYTGTDGNAGAADHAGAAGNAGAAGRIDESGNAVGGNLNNCIQTGAMMLAKEILLEFTGESEVRKWVMQFFNVAKIYRLNDMQQHLLCISKLKGGALKWLHADPMRIIAPIDEMLNQLVLAFGGGFSKSELRQKFEDRVWKPDEVFATYFSEKSILAQDINIDVEELMEGIIRGIPCENLRTQASMHCFTNPAQILRAFAAIKLPIKRVRNHVVKQTAQEAQADKQQRCYNCNVKGHWAKDCLKPKREAGSCYACGSKDHLIAGCPNKKMPYRLWQPYFIFKGKVCAIKSKAYARCKFVCRFK from the exons atggaaaatataaatataaatgacgtgtcaatagcgacattgaaaagttggttggcattactaaatttgccaacagagggtaccaaaactgagctgatggcgagattaaataaggtaccagtggacatccgagacgatgctgcaaaggaacttgaagttcaacgtaacaaggaacagacaattgaggctcaaaatgagttgcaaaacataatgcaacaacagcgtgacgaaatagcaaatggcgccgagatgctgaaattgatgcgtctcgaaattgaagcgtctcgaaaattcctagaagaatttcaagtaacggtgaaccgcaactcgcacatcggcgggagcgacgggggagagcaagaaagtgaagtcggcgatttattgcagctagaggatggtcacactgaagaaagaccacggtcgacggatggcaacgctggtgcagctgattacactggaacggatggcaacgctggtgcagctgatcacgctggtgcagcgggcaacgctggggcagctggaaggatcgacgaaagtggcaacgctgtcggaggcaacttaaataattgcatccaaactggagcgatgatgttagccaaggaaattttattagaatttactggagaaagtgaggtgcgtaaatgggtaatgcaattcttcaatgtggccaagatctacagactaaatgatatgcaacagcacttgctttgtataagcaaattgaaaggcggtgctttgaagtggttgcatgcagaccctatgcgcatcattgctccgattgacgagatgctaaatcaattggttttggccttcgggggaggattttcgaagtcggaactacgacagaagttcgaggatcgggtttggaaaccagatgaggtgttcgccacatattttagcgaaaaaagcatattggcacaggacatcaacattgatgtagaggagttaatggagggtattattcgaggcataccttgcgaaaacttgcgcactcaagctagtatgcattgctttaccaatccggctcaaattttacgtgcgtttgcagctataaagttgccaattaaacgggtacgaaaccatgtagtgaaacaaactgcacaggaagcacaggcggacaaacaacaacgttgctacaattgcaatgttaagggccattgggccaaagattgtttaaagcccaaacgggaggcaggatcttgctatgcgtgcggctcaaaggatcatttaatagcaggatgtccaaataaaaa aatgccttatagactctggcagccctatttcatttttaaaggaaaagtttgtgccattaaaagtaaagcgtatgccagatgcaaattcgtatgtaggtttaaatga